GGAAAATGGGGAAGAAGAGGTCAGGAATATCCACGGCATGGGGGAtggtgtgatggaaggtgtttattgaaatgattcataatcaatgacgtgtgatgattcataaacaatgacgactattaatgatattactttttgttctatgcgatgataatgtgtactgtgaacattctaccctcagtgagctttttttgaaatgctgagtaagagttttctctatctggctatgtgtatgtgttaaggaatgcacgtcacagttgttctacaaattctggcgccagggtcatcttcctttctgcttgcaatgttttgagaaccagcctgatatgctcactaagggattatgtcatatcacatgtcagaagaagttgacgtgtcacaatggtggcactgtgcccataattgggaagtaagggatgggaagatctaaaaggtataaagagagcttggcacctcttgcaaggcaggagttcactctgtattcattacgtgtggcttctcaataaatcttgttactcattctgatcaagactcagagactctgaatatttcttccttcctgtcattatttttccaccacaatttggcgtcacggaacaggatgagcatggtcttgcggcggagggggagagactagcacctgccgaggacgctctccagcaaaacagctgggccccagaagcaagggaaaattccacagaataaaggacaagtaccgcgggggtaagtgcggcctctcccccccattcgcaaatccaggcctcatcgacaaacattggtggtgagtgacaggttaactaatttactcattaaggaaattttaaatacaaaattttgttcttaaattaatttactcccctccatccttccttcagcactccgccctggacagtgaatagttacatgacggtgtacaagactagcctggtcatagcgaggcctttattgatgtatgtaaatatatctttaaagtaaagagaagactagcctggtcgtgaggcctctattgatagacgtgtcattagagtataggtcccgggaccgtggggaggagtgcataaaataatactaatagtacagggtactgattgtgtattaagcagggatagaagaaggaaggtgagacgtgattattggggctaaattactctgagtcattaaaatcgaatgagagaacaaaatgggatcccaagtaactaaagaattgaaatttaatccaaaaattcatgacgcagctcttttcaatcaaatgagccaagactatatgtgtatgtctgtgtgtgtgtgtgtttatgtagtgttgttcaaaggtttggaatcattagcatattaacccaatatacatatattaaagtagggcagaatattgagccatgctggtactcttcaatgtaacatgtttcattatctctatggagaatgctgtagaattcggaggatggcagtttagtgaatatgtgagactgcttcatgtttaaatagtagtgatgagttatgtacaaatgtccacattgtgaaagtcatccctgattgaaacagaaaagagatgaggattccaggcttttgatacaatgtgtgtgtgtgtgtttctgcgtgtgttgaataaagcagtgagagagatagacaaaacatctcttctctgctatcttctatcacatttggtgtgtgtgtgtgtgtgtgtgtgtgtgtctgtgcgtgtgtgtaagtgtgtatgtttctaacatttgtctaactctgatattctgtaagcgaatctaatgataaatataatgtgtgtgtggctgtgtcagaatcgctccctattccagaaatagtgcactatatagtgtaaaaccatttttgcagtactgtttaaaaccgcagcagtacattctgttccctatatagttcactatgaaaaacctaatgcatcacaaaatttagaaattccaaaatatactataatgcaatgcagtgctgttgtattagacgtcctcagagcaggacaaacatgctttattgtttggttgttccataattcgtttagtaaatagaaaatgctacatagtgaaagagttaatgagtgagtcattctgaacacagcttctgtcttcatgtggtttaggccttttctattattattcttttttattgagactgatttcagctcagtctcagctgaatgagatttaaagaatacacatatctaatttctctagtggttctcatgtatctcagtctatgctgatcttttgattctcttaatgaggatagtagattttagaaaccagtaaggaaagatcttactttctttggaaagctttaatttgacaaacttaatactgtatctattacgagctgcagtgaattgggtctctctttctgacttttaaacaaggagacatcagatgtttaaaaaaaaaaaaaaaaaaaaaaaaaaaaatggagctttttgttttgctttccatatgttttctatttctcgcaatgaagaacttgcttgcatattcttggctatattttgagtccccatcagagcacaacaatataatgttaatgtttatacagtttagaaatatcaagcatcgtttggctggaaataatttttgttttagttatttcatgaggctaaacaaatttttaaccatgttagaattcctttcaggatttcttttttattattatttttttcttttaaagtttttttttggagggattttttctcttttgactgattgttgctcagtgctgttttctgggtgtttgagaaggcgggggtggtgctcatcacaggagttttgaccctcagagacagggtcctctgcaacagtactgtgaacatcatctgaaccagagcacttcatgaggagagtctcagatgagagactgtgtttggtccagctgtcggtcgatggctggactgcgtcttcaccggacctgctgtgattgaaatgttacagcactggtccaggaaactggtttcagatctggaagaactgagcgatcagagaccgcttcagacagcacctgctcaaccatcaacaccacccacccccagcagccaatcagcccagtggattcacccctcagcctgagccagcaacagagacgtgagaccagattttttatttttatgcctgtttacttttttccattaaaaggagtgattttatttaatttttgatgtttatgcctcatgtagaaaatgtttggttaaactttaaatctggtggtgactcaaattatgactgttttacctttctttttaagagaaaaaaaaaaaaaaaaaaaaaaaaaaaaaaaggaggttttagcttttttggtttctcttttaaatagtgtttctcatcaaaaactttgatgaattaaaaataatatctagttcagggaaaaatctttaatttcattgtaaacagtagccaaacatggttgcttggcagattaatacattagaggcctatcacacattggccctcaattttcactggaaagtttttttttttttttaggtttacattatgtaatttatgttgcctaatgactatgatttgtataaaacatttttaataacaatcatctccattaaagcttatgtaagggaagttgtttactggcttttgacaaaattaatacatataaactcagatgtagttgtaactagctaaagtaaccaagcatgctggcttaaataaaaatcaaccatttaaaatcttattaatacatcaatgtagactatcaactacaaaaagagctttgcttgctccaaaagttttaaaaaaatatatatatatagggtaagatagaaatcttcctcttatatgtgcattaatattaatgctaaattaattcaatatatataataataactagcttgctaaaacaccagctaacagtcttgcaactatgccaaacaagtgaaacttaaatatgtttttatttttgcaattaatttacaggtagcacagttcgcaaaaatatatattggaactgaacaaggaaaataaatattaggccaatgacttctaacaggaccactgcagctcataggtttaaaatcactgtcataggaactagttagtctaaacttaggtggaccatccctacaacagcttgtggacacaactccacacacatttaaattctaacatcagccaaatgtttttagactcaggttaacagatggaaaataagtttacaaaggatatagaggaaatgcactgactgcatcatactcatcagtgttttggaagaactgaactctctactcaataactaaaataaaaagggggtgttttatgctccttgtatgttcgccctcaaataacagcaccaataagaataaatattatgagcaatgctttaaggatttctgagtatatgtaaagttgaggattgtgggtctatagattggcattaagaatgttgggcacataacaaactattttaaaataaatacaactaagattaatctgaagtgcacaaataagttttagatgtgcttcaaaggaagaactgggtgatccctgatggatataaactgatagagagttacaaatctttggtgcataaatacaaaaggcaacgttaaatgttctcaacaaatgagctggaattgtcgatctgtcaggagtcctgatatatacttagctgctaagccattaagagatttttacacttttcacactaaatgaatattaaaatccaatctaaataatcttctctcttttttatgtgtgtgagttagaactgtagctgcagcattttgaccaagaTGTTATTTGTAAATTGAAGATTctggtaatccagagaataatgcattacaatagtctaatcaaaacaaagctcagcatctagtgtaagaaagtgtctaattaatgtataaaaaatatacattattatggttgatGGTTAAAAAATTTAGACAATGTGAAGGTATTTGatgaataaatgttgagactatgtattccatagtctagagcaaaaacaatgacaatattgggaaaaaattacttgattttaacacttttataactttatgttgtaattctgaaaaaaaaaaaaaaaaaaaaaaaaagagagaaagttaatgtagtaaacatttgtttatgaatcttctcagatccatggtgggcatgacgaggcagggagagtccggcgtggggactggtgtgcaataggccccagcatgtccacagctgagatgaagaaacacttgttctcatactctgtatgcggacacttgtcattactcccggggcttcttaggcgttatgtagaccatcatggaatcttggatgattccatttggtctagaaggggggagtgaagggtatggttggagataaccacaccttcacactcttattcttaaatgttttatacatttatatatacagttattatttttactgttcacattataattcacttaataaccttatgatctctgctctctttttaactgtcactatgacaaggctttggaggttgttttttttttttacttttttcaggaatcaggaaggtcagagtgttttcatcaacagtgagagctgtgaggagaacgtgaccctgagcggcagagaagcttcactgctgttctgctgttctgggaccagtgcatatgaactaggagacaacaagttatctgagtgaagtgctggaaacctctcctcagatagccagaagatctttacatccactcttttcctctgtctcatcttctcacagactttaggacacttaaggactgtctgctgtgttcatgaaggacacagtgctgaacaacatcatgataagaacctgttgctcagacaggctggagctgatcacgtcattaaaactggacaacaagctgttaactggactctgctgacgtaatcatattgataagttctgtacaatcacatgtcatttgcaaaatgtataactgcttggatgaagtatgaggaattctctctggccctcgactggctttagtttatttctttctttctctctctctctctctctctctctctctctctctctctctctctctctctctcgcgcgcgcgaatgtgttgacctatcgagattttatttgttgatgtacttttactcttttctaatatatatctattaatttttgttccgccatatgcagaagaaaggccagttcctgcaagttacagtagatacaatagagttagatactgcatttgggctagaccatttgtttaatgaaggtaaagaaaattagctgtaaaaagaaaatttcattattgattcagaatcaaaggggggagtgtgatggaaggtgtttattgaaatgattcataatcaatgacgtgtgatgattcataaacaatgacgactattaatgatattactttttgttctatgcgatgataatgtgtactgtgaacattctaccctcagtgagcttttttgaaatgctgagtaagagttttctctatctggctatgtgtatgtgttaaggaatgcacgtcacagttgttctacaaattctggcgccagggtcatcttcctttctgcttgcaatgttttgagaaccagcctgatatgctcactaagggattatgtcatatcacatgtcagaagaagttgacgtgtcacaatggtggcactgtgcccataattgggaagtaagggatgggaagatctaaaaggtataaagagagcttggcacctcttgcaaggcaggagttcactctgtattcattacgtgtggcttctcaataaatcttgttactcattctgatcaagactcagagactctgaatatttctttcttcctgtcattatttttccaccacaattgAATGCTGGAGGAAAACCAGAACATTTTGGAAGAACAAAACAGGTTGGAGGAAGAGGAACAAAActtggaggtggtggaggaggataAGCAAAATGGGTTTGATGAAGAGGAGCAAGACAGATCAGGGAAGGTATGTGAAGGGTATTTGGTTAAAATCCATACTATGACAGACTGTCAGTTCTTTCACAGTTAACATCAATAAGAGGGTGTTCTTTCAAGGTTACATGTTCAGGCATAATAAGGTAATGACATCAAAACATTTTCCCAATGCATTTTCCCAAATCATGACCTCTATCTAATGCTTATTTTAAACcaataatatattaaacatattaagtaATTAATATTACTAAAAAGCATTTAGTAATGCTTTTTGTCTAAATCAGTTTGAAGCCTTATTTTGTGAATTGGGGATCAAACAGCATAACAGTATAATTCTTGCTTTTCTGTACATAAGCTATATCCTCTATAATTTCAGGACATTTTCATAGATCCGGATGACAACCAGTCTGTTGCAAGAGAAAGTACAGTCTTGCTGCAGTGGCGTGCCCTGCGTTGCCAACAGGATGAAGAGTATCAAGTTTCTCTGCAAATAGACAGAGAAAGGGTAAGAAAATGCAGACAATCATATAACCAACTTGCGCACTTAACTTACACTTtctaaatgtgcaaaattaagttTAGGCTGTGAGAATCCCTTCTTGTTTAGGTAGATTGGATTGAGCTGTTGAATAGCACTTAAACTTAAGTTTCATTTTACATTAGGAGAGAAGCGAAGGCAACTCCTGGAGCGTGAACTAAGAAGAGTACACGTAAGTTAGTTAAGTAATAGGTATTGCCCTATAAAGACTAAAACCTTAAAtcaatcacttacatttacaattaTTTGTGTCTAGGTAATAAATACAAGAAATGAATGGATTGATTCCATACCAGAGCCTGAAAATGGGATGGTCATTCAGTTTAAATATCCTGATGGTGGCTTAAAAAGGAGGCGCTTCCTACCAAGTCAGCTATTTCAGGTGTGTTCCCCTTATTATATTTCTCCTCAGAGATCACAGCTGTCTGCATGCTTATaagtaataaatgtatatactttGAATTTGCAGGATTTAGTTGCCTTTGCAGGTAATGTAGACATGGCCAGTGAAATATTTTCACTCCAGAAAGCTATGTCTCCTATCTCAATCCTGAGTACCCAAAGAGGTTCACTAGCAGACAATGGAATCACTGCACAGTGTACTTTGTACATTCTGTGGATGTCAGGGGATGAAGTGGAGGTGAGTTCCCATTGTATGTAATTCTCTGCGAGGGGATCATTATGTTTACTGTATTCGTTGTATCGTTTTTAGCCATTTTAAGTAAGCCTTCATATGTTAACTCTGTTTATCAATTCATTTCAGAATATTATATCAAATTCATCCATAGCATGTGGCCCATACCCAGTTGCACCATCTACCACCTTTTCTCCTGCTCCTTCTCCGCCCACCACGATCACCACCTGTTCTCCTGCCCCCTCTTCACCCATCCCAGCCCCCATATTTTCTCCTGCTCCTTCTCCATCCCAGAGTCCTTCATTCAGTCCATCAAGCCCAGACCAGGAGGATATTGAAGGGTAAGTACTTGAACACAAACATCTTGTATATTAATTTTCAGAGTTTGATTTCATTTAGCATTAACAATTATAATAGTATAGcagtatatattttcatattaccCACTCCTGCTGCTATTAAAAATCACATCCTTTATTATGTGCCACTTTACATGTAATTCATAGCTGTATGGAAAAACaatttttacaataaatatataatgccTGCATTAAATTGatattgcattttacattgtTTGTATGTATTAAAAGAGACATTTCTTCTGCGCCCCCACTCCCCACCCCCTATGCAGAGCTTTTGACATTGCTGCTGCACTGCAGACTCTGAAGGCAAGGGTTCACCATCTTGCTCCTACTGCCAATCAAATAAACGTTCTTCATGATGAAGAGTTTGAATGTGCTCTAAGAGCTTTCAACAGGCCAACCTTTGACCCTGAGTCAAAACTAGACATCGTCTTCATTGATGAGGATGGTCGAGGAGAAGGGGCCGTAGATGATGGTGGGCCTACCAGAGAGTTTTGCAGACTGCTTATGGGAAAACTACAAGGGCACCAAATATTTGAAGGGCCTCCAGAAGAACGCACCCTTGCACTTGACAGCATTGGTAAGTTTAAATGCAAGCAAAATAACCAAATCcgtacatttatttaaaagttcCTTGTATAATTCAGTTAATGGTTTTTAACTTTTTAGAAAATTAAGCCTCTTGAAATTACGCATGCGTATCACGACTTTTTCACAATTGTTGTGGTTGATCATTCAGTGTACTTTTCTCATGCAGCACTTCACACCAACACCTACAAAAGCGTGGGACAGATGTTGTCTGTTTGCCTGATCCACGGGGGAGTGTCACCTAACTTCTTTTCAAAAAGGCTTTTCAGCCAAGTCTTTGGTTTACCATCTGGCCCAGCAACCATTGAGGACGTGGTAGACCATGGTCTCAGAGCTAAACTGGAGAAGGCAAGTTTACGAATCAGTAAACACATGTAAcatatttttatcttttgttttataatacTTAGTGTCCAAGGTTCTGCCGTGGAGATCAGTCCTCAATTGGTAAAAGTTATTTAATGAAGAACATTGTTGGCTAACAGTTCTTGCTTTAACATGGATGCTAATTTACTATATAAAAGCTAGTGTTAATTTTTACCCCCAGATAAACAGTGCAGATACGCTTGATGATGCCAGGGAGGCTGTTAGTGAAACTGCTGAAGAGTTGGCGCTGATGGGAGCTCTACGGCACCTCAGATCCTTGGAGCACAGGAAGGAGTTGATGGAAGCTGTTCTTCAGTTTTACTGTGAAGGCCGAATCAATGCAGCCCTCACACAGTAAGTACTCAGTATTCATTTCACATGTTGAAACTGAGGTTGTATAGTATTTGGATAGCATAgtgtatattatactatataattatatattatttattaagagaTCTAATGCTGCAATATTTGCATTAGATCAATACTTACCTAATGAGTTTATGATTTCCATCTACATGCCACAGTGAATTTGGTCCTGCCACTTTGTATGTTCTTCTGTGAAGCCTGTGGGACATTGTCCGAAGAGCAGCACCTTCAGGATTAGTCCTGATTACACTTTGCCGCACACGTCGTCTCTGGACTAGGATGCCTTCACCAGCAAGCCGAGCCCTAACAGCTTCAGGTCCTATTTCGTCATTGGCAGAGACAGTCTCCAGCACACTGCTGTCAAGTGCTTCATCTGATAGAGTTGTGTAACGACCCCGAAATGATAGATTGTACTGTCTACAAACACAAAGTGCAGAAGAATGCAGATTGGATTTATGATAAGGAAAAGACATATTTTAATACTgtgctgcagtaaaaaaaaaaagtcaatacaaTAAACTGCTTTACAGTGAacaaataataaatcatttaccaaaacaaacagaactcattcaaatattttaaatgcatttacaaaAAATGGCTAGTAAATGTGCTGTTATATGAATAAAAATTAGCATTACATGATGCTGCATCAGTCATAGTTCAAGACAGTGGCTGTCTTCATatatatcggaggaagcatgttatTCTACACCCCCACCACCAGTGAGCAATTCTATATGCAGTTCcaaaatgttgtgttcattgtgtTGTGTAATTTGTAGACAAAACAATTCACAAAATGTTTCTTGACCACATATTTTCCTTTCAGTGCTTTATCAAGAACATAACCAATTGACATACCTTAACCGTCGCTTCACTGTGCTTCTTGATACACCCAATATGTTTGCAATCTGTTTGCCAGAAAAGTTAAATGATAGTAACATCTGCAGCTGCTGTTGTGTTATTTGACACACTGATCTTCCCACATGTCCTGCCCTTCGAGGTACAGTGAAACCAGGAAAAGCTGTAGTCCAAGACAAAATAGtatagaattaataaaaaatagaaaagttaAAAACATATCTTCAga
This genomic interval from Astyanax mexicanus isolate ESR-SI-001 chromosome 1, AstMex3_surface, whole genome shotgun sequence contains the following:
- the LOC111196601 gene encoding G2/M phase-specific E3 ubiquitin-protein ligase produces the protein MVIQFKYPDGGLKRRRFLPSQLFQDLVAFAGNVDMASEIFSLQKAMSPISILSTQRGSLADNGITAQCTLYILWMSGDEVENIISNSSIACGPYPVAPSTTFSPAPSPPTTITTCSPAPSSPIPAPIFSPAPSPSQSPSFSPSSPDQEDIEGAFDIAAALQTLKARVHHLAPTANQINVLHDEEFECALRAFNRPTFDPESKLDIVFIDEDGRGEGAVDDGGPTREFCRLLMGKLQGHQIFEGPPEERTLALDSIALHTNTYKSVGQMLSVCLIHGGVSPNFFSKRLFSQVFGLPSGPATIEDVVDHGLRAKLEKINSADTLDDAREAVSETAEELALMGALRHLRSLEHRKELMEAVLQFYCEGRINAALTQ